The following proteins are encoded in a genomic region of Candidatus Neomarinimicrobiota bacterium:
- a CDS encoding metal ABC transporter permease has translation MNMIDLILWPLLATFVITGIHVYLGLHVVTRGVIFVDLALAQVAAFGSAIGIIVGLEHDGYSSYLLAVSFTIMGAAFFAYVRSSKQRIPQEAIIGITYVVCAAAMILLFSKSAEGSEHLNHLLVGSILFVTPNKIGYTALLYGIIGYFHWKYRDRFFETSQSHYKTGEIDKSVRFWDFLFYVTFGFVVTSSVKIAGVLLVFSFLIIPTVAALLFQESIRERLIFGWIFSMVGSFLGMFVSIWFDLPTGAAIVVTFGIMLAISGLYRVINR, from the coding sequence TTGAACATGATTGATCTCATACTTTGGCCTTTGCTGGCAACGTTCGTTATTACGGGAATCCATGTGTATTTAGGTCTCCACGTGGTAACGCGGGGCGTGATATTTGTCGATTTAGCTTTGGCGCAAGTGGCTGCTTTTGGATCAGCCATTGGAATTATTGTTGGATTAGAGCATGATGGATATTCGAGTTATTTGTTGGCGGTCTCATTTACAATTATGGGTGCAGCCTTTTTTGCCTATGTACGCTCAAGTAAACAAAGAATACCTCAGGAAGCCATCATTGGAATTACTTATGTTGTGTGCGCAGCAGCTATGATATTACTCTTCAGTAAATCAGCAGAGGGATCGGAACATTTGAATCATTTACTAGTGGGATCCATTCTATTTGTTACACCAAATAAAATTGGCTACACAGCTTTGCTTTATGGCATTATAGGATACTTTCATTGGAAATACCGTGATCGGTTTTTCGAAACATCTCAATCCCATTATAAAACAGGTGAAATAGATAAATCTGTGCGATTTTGGGATTTTCTATTTTATGTTACTTTCGGTTTTGTTGTCACAAGTTCTGTGAAAATAGCCGGTGTACTACTGGTTTTTTCATTTTTAATTATTCCCACAGTGGCGGCGCTTTTATTCCAAGAATCCATTCGTGAGAGACTCATATTTGGTTGGATATTTAGTATGGTGGGGAGTTTTTTAGGGATGTTTGTATCCATTTGGTTTGATTTGCCAACAGGCGCAGCGATTGTTGTAACTTTCGGGATAATGCTGGCGATTTCAGGTCTTTATCGTGTGATAAACCGGTAA
- a CDS encoding pirin family protein: MNYQKIKQIVEGIQTTDGAGVNLTRIIGSSDLNMLDPFLLLDEFGSDNPDDYIAGFPPHPHRGFETITYMLNGKWQHKDSAGNEGKLGEGSVQWMTAGRGIIHSEMPIQTDGLARGFQLWLNLPKDKKMIEPAYQDIESEQIPIVKEKAGTVKVISGEYSGTIGPGKSHTPVLILDIRINPNSEITIPVNDDWNAFAFIYEGKISYGKVLEKGQLAVFETDGNIQLKTNDKKAGIFLAAGEPLNEPVARGGPFVMNTRGEILQAFSDYENGKFE, from the coding sequence ATGAATTACCAGAAAATAAAACAGATAGTAGAAGGCATCCAAACAACCGATGGTGCCGGCGTCAATCTCACCCGCATTATTGGCTCGTCGGACCTCAATATGCTGGACCCGTTTTTACTTTTAGATGAATTCGGAAGCGACAATCCGGATGATTATATTGCCGGGTTTCCGCCACACCCGCACCGTGGATTTGAAACCATCACCTATATGCTCAACGGAAAGTGGCAGCATAAAGATTCTGCCGGAAACGAAGGTAAGTTAGGGGAAGGTTCTGTACAGTGGATGACCGCAGGCCGCGGTATCATTCATAGCGAAATGCCAATACAGACCGATGGCTTAGCCCGTGGATTCCAATTATGGCTTAACCTGCCAAAAGATAAAAAAATGATTGAGCCTGCTTACCAAGACATTGAATCCGAACAAATTCCCATTGTTAAAGAAAAGGCAGGAACGGTGAAAGTAATTTCGGGGGAATATAGTGGAACTATAGGTCCGGGAAAATCTCACACACCCGTTTTGATTTTGGATATCCGAATAAACCCCAACAGTGAGATAACTATCCCTGTGAATGATGATTGGAATGCCTTTGCATTTATTTATGAAGGTAAAATTTCGTATGGTAAAGTTTTGGAGAAGGGTCAATTGGCTGTATTTGAAACAGATGGGAATATTCAATTAAAAACTAATGACAAAAAAGCAGGGATTTTTCTCGCAGCCGGTGAACCTTTAAATGAACCGGTAGCAAGGGGCGGTCCTTTTGTCATGAATACCCGTGGTGAAATATTGCAGGCATTTTCTGATTATGAAAATGGTAAATTTGAATAA
- a CDS encoding DNA-3-methyladenine glycosylase I — MTRCEWSTNSPQYLQYHDEEWGVPLHDDTTLFEFLILEGAQAGLSWETILKKRDGYREAFNQFDAEKISKYSESKIESLLQNPKIVRNRLKVNSTVLNAKLFLDIQKEFGSFDKYIWQFTQGMTIQNSFQHMSEIPANTSESDAMSKDLKKRGFKFIGTTICYAFMQATGMVNDHVVNCFRYEELSK; from the coding sequence ATGACGCGCTGTGAATGGTCAACGAATAGTCCCCAATATTTACAATATCATGATGAAGAATGGGGTGTTCCGCTTCATGATGATACTACATTATTTGAGTTTTTAATTCTTGAAGGTGCTCAAGCGGGACTTAGTTGGGAAACTATTCTTAAAAAACGAGATGGTTATCGGGAGGCCTTCAATCAATTTGATGCGGAAAAAATATCAAAATATTCTGAATCTAAAATTGAATCTTTACTCCAAAATCCAAAAATTGTTCGTAACCGACTCAAGGTAAATTCAACCGTATTGAATGCCAAATTATTCCTGGATATTCAAAAGGAGTTCGGCAGTTTTGATAAATATATTTGGCAATTTACTCAGGGAATGACTATTCAGAATTCATTTCAACATATGTCAGAAATACCTGCAAATACTTCTGAATCCGATGCCATGAGCAAAGACCTGAAAAAACGAGGTTTCAAATTTATCGGTACCACTATTTGCTATGCATTCATGCAAGCTACAGGTATGGTGAATGACCATGTGGTAAATTGTTTTAGATATGAGGAATTATCCAAATGA
- a CDS encoding VOC family protein — translation MKAHYLGHVVFYVKNLEKSLAFYRDLLGFELVGDFFRPFTAVALTAGRTHHEILLIQVGDAPGPPKGHRIGLYHIGIKVGDSLDELRAVRDELIESEIPISGMSDHTVSQSIYLEDPDGNEVEIYVDDPDVDWKNDPSLVMSPIRRLEL, via the coding sequence ATGAAAGCCCATTATTTAGGGCATGTCGTTTTTTATGTGAAGAACTTGGAGAAATCCTTGGCCTTTTATCGAGACTTGCTTGGGTTCGAACTAGTTGGAGATTTCTTCCGTCCATTTACTGCTGTTGCACTTACTGCCGGCCGAACCCATCATGAAATTTTATTGATCCAAGTTGGAGATGCACCAGGGCCACCAAAAGGGCATCGAATTGGTCTCTATCACATTGGTATTAAGGTAGGTGATTCTTTAGATGAACTCCGCGCCGTGCGGGATGAGTTAATAGAATCCGAAATACCCATTTCAGGTATGAGTGACCATACGGTAAGCCAAAGTATTTACTTAGAAGATCCAGATGGAAACGAAGTTGAAATCTACGTGGATGATCCAGATGTGGATTGGAAGAACGATCCGTCTCTTGTTATGTCGCCCATCAGGCGGTTGGAATTGTAA
- the msrB gene encoding peptide-methionine (R)-S-oxide reductase MsrB, whose amino-acid sequence MKKLLIISLIIMTGIIITGQTKKDSSKGFVMDKVVKSSEEWQTCLTPEEYQVLREKGTEAAFTGKYYKYKEVGTYLCAACGNELFASGTKYDSGSGWPAFFDALDETKVNTKRDISYGMVRTEITCAKCDSHLGHVFEDGPKPTGLRYCVNSLALDFAPKK is encoded by the coding sequence ATGAAAAAATTATTAATCATATCATTAATCATTATGACCGGAATTATAATTACTGGCCAAACCAAAAAAGACTCATCAAAAGGATTTGTTATGGACAAAGTTGTTAAAAGTAGTGAAGAATGGCAAACATGTCTCACACCTGAAGAGTACCAAGTTTTGAGAGAAAAAGGGACGGAAGCTGCTTTTACGGGAAAATATTATAAATATAAAGAAGTAGGCACTTATTTATGTGCGGCCTGCGGGAATGAGCTTTTTGCTTCGGGAACCAAATATGATTCAGGATCCGGATGGCCTGCATTTTTTGATGCATTGGATGAAACAAAAGTGAATACAAAACGGGATATTAGTTATGGAATGGTTCGAACTGAGATAACCTGCGCCAAATGTGACTCTCACTTAGGCCATGTTTTTGAAGATGGTCCAAAACCTACAGGATTACGATATTGTGTGAACTCATTGGCATTGGATTTTGCTCCAAAAAAATAA